The Aeromicrobium yanjiei genome includes a region encoding these proteins:
- a CDS encoding small basic family protein: MIPVIGLAIGVIVGLAFQPTVPADLQPYLPIAIVAALDAVVGALRALGERRFEDRVFVVSFISNVVIAAFMVYLGDQLGVGSQLSTGVVVVLGIRIFANAAAIRRRIFHA, translated from the coding sequence ATGATCCCGGTCATCGGGCTCGCGATCGGCGTCATCGTCGGTCTGGCGTTCCAGCCGACCGTGCCGGCGGATCTGCAGCCGTACCTTCCCATCGCGATCGTGGCCGCCCTCGACGCAGTGGTGGGTGCCCTGCGCGCCCTCGGCGAGCGCCGTTTCGAGGACCGGGTCTTCGTGGTGTCGTTCATCTCCAACGTCGTGATCGCGGCGTTCATGGTCTACCTCGGCGACCAGCTGGGCGTGGGCTCGCAGCTGTCCACGGGTGTCGTGGTCGTGCTCGGCATCCGCATCTTCGCCAACGCCGCAGCCATCCGTCGACGGATCTTCCATGCCTGA